In one Neobacillus sp. WH10 genomic region, the following are encoded:
- a CDS encoding Rieske 2Fe-2S domain-containing protein — protein sequence MSDKNNKIPFNEDNYTHNINRNNERKLDRRGFMKTLVGAAGVFAVSSLPWGVLAAKELNGLGDKKYPKQKITDVSALPIGDAVDFSFPGEHDSAILIRLSEKKYVAYQNACTHLRCPVFWQKEEQEMLCPCHHGKFDVETGAPIAGPPRRPLPEIHVRVENGAVFAVGVKRYEA from the coding sequence ATGTCAGACAAAAATAATAAAATCCCGTTCAATGAAGATAACTATACACATAACATAAATCGTAATAATGAAAGAAAACTAGACCGCCGTGGCTTTATGAAAACATTGGTCGGTGCTGCGGGAGTGTTCGCTGTTTCATCGCTCCCATGGGGAGTGCTGGCAGCAAAAGAATTAAATGGTCTTGGTGATAAAAAATATCCGAAACAGAAAATTACCGATGTCAGCGCACTGCCAATCGGTGATGCGGTTGACTTTTCCTTCCCTGGTGAGCATGACAGCGCCATTTTAATCAGACTTTCTGAAAAAAAATATGTTGCTTATCAAAATGCTTGTACTCATCTTCGCTGTCCAGTTTTTTGGCAAAAGGAAGAGCAAGAAATGCTTTGTCCATGCCACCATGGGAAATTTGATGTCGAAACAGGTGCACCTATCGCAGGTCCACCAAGACGTCCGCTTCCTGAAATTCATGTGAGGGTTGAAAACGGTGCTGTTTTTGCGGTGGGGGTGAAACGTTATGAAGCGTAG
- a CDS encoding 4Fe-4S dicluster domain-containing protein produces the protein MKKRLYLELENCIGCRSCLAACTQCGGHEERNRNYVYDVNPLVNRQTMPLMCLHCVNPACARSCPAQAIQIHETGAVLSALVEKCIGCQNCTIACPYGIPKFDTEQNLMYKCDLCIDRSKDGIPPMCASVCPTNTLQWLTDEEIEAKQKQFNLNNGKWVTSMPYLEGETNVKVNLPGILQGVTKLF, from the coding sequence ATGAAAAAGAGGTTATATCTAGAACTTGAAAACTGTATAGGATGCCGCTCGTGCTTAGCGGCTTGTACACAGTGCGGAGGGCATGAGGAACGTAACCGTAACTATGTTTACGACGTTAACCCACTTGTTAACCGTCAAACGATGCCTCTAATGTGCCTTCACTGCGTGAATCCGGCCTGTGCACGAAGCTGTCCTGCTCAGGCGATCCAAATTCATGAAACAGGAGCTGTTCTATCGGCTCTTGTAGAAAAATGCATTGGCTGCCAAAACTGTACGATTGCTTGCCCATATGGTATACCGAAGTTCGATACAGAGCAAAATCTAATGTATAAGTGCGATCTTTGTATTGACCGCTCCAAAGATGGCATCCCGCCAATGTGTGCGAGCGTATGCCCTACGAATACATTACAATGGTTAACGGATGAGGAAATTGAAGCGAAACAAAAGCAATTTAATTTAAATAATGGTAAATGGGTTACAAGTATGCCTTACTTAGAAGGCGAAACAAATGTAAAAGTGAATCTCCCTGGAATCTTGCAGGGTGTCACTAAATTGTTTTAG